GGATCAGCCCCTTGGCCGGGCGCACCTCAGTCATCCGGGCTCTTCCCGAGGCAGTCCTGGCCAACGCTTTCCAGATCTCCAGAGACCAGGCCAGGAACCTCAAGTACAACAGAGAGGAAACCTTCCTCTTAACCTCATCCTCTTCTTCTCGCCGTGATGAGGACCGATCTGAGAGGAGGGCTACTGCCTAAATTAATCCAAGTAATATATAGTGCAGTAGTATATAATGTATATGAGTACATTATATATGGCATGTAGCGTTTTGGGGTACTTTTTGTACTTTTAAAGAAAGTTCATGTTACACTGTCAAACTAATAATGTTATGAGAACCCTTTTGGTTATGCACCTTGTTTTTCTTctgttctttcttctttttcaaggATGGTGTTATAATGGTTTTGGATTTTATGTGTGGTTGGAGTAGAAGATTCACTTACGAACGAAAAATTACGATCGAAAGTACTGTTAATAACTACTAAAAATGGAAGAATTTATACAAAAGTAAAATAACAAAAAGCTTCGATAGATATTCACAACTAAATTACAGAATGAATAATTGAAGAATCTCATCCACAATTTAGAGTCCAAATAAACAACACTTGTAAGTTGTAAACAAGGATAACGTGTGAAAACAACATTTATAAAATGCTAATTTGTTGTAGTCAATAATAAACCTTACACAATTCTCTTTCGAACATTATATATACTGTTGGAGTGTAAACATAATTTTTGTATGCTTCAAAAGTTCTCTATTGGTAAAGATTGAAATAAGGTATACTTCAGCTTTCAACTCATTAATAATGGAGGATTTGTTGAATATATATCATATTGACAGTTTAGCTAGTTAGCTTTTTTGTGTTGATGTAGTTACTTAGTTAGATAATTGTTAAGTTTGTTGCAATAACAAACTTAATTAGTTGGTTTTGTCATTGTAATCATCTATATAAGTTGTCATTGTACATACCTATTTTCAAGCTAGTGCTTCTCTGTTTTGTCTTGTTTTGCTTCTATATCTTTTCTTCTATTATGGTATCACGAGTCATGAGTTTTCGAATCTGCTTTTCATCTTTTCTTTTCTTATGGTTGATTATGGTGCGTAGTAGTGGAGATGTAATACTCGAGTAACAGCAGCCGGAAATACTACGAGCAATGCCAGCAAGGCTACTACTAATTGTTTATCTTTTTTTGATTTCACTTCCAAAATCCTCAGCGACGATTCAAGTAGCCACCTATTGTTATCTCAGCAATGCTGATCATCCTGGCTTGAATTTTATTCCAAATCTTTTTCTTGGTGACAACTACAATGCCTGGAACCGAGCTATGTCGACCATGGCTTTGATTGCCAAAAACAAACTCGCCTTTGTTGGTGGTACGTACCCTCTTGCAGATAGAATTATGTACATTATTGATGATGCTTCACTTGTTTAGAGTAGTGATTTACATGAATGGTTTCATCAAAATAATGGTACTAGAGTTTTTCAACTCAAGAGACTTCGATTCACAGGCCTTTCTCAAGGGTCAAATGATGCTAGTGGTTATTTCACCAGGCTTAAAACTTTATGGGATGAGCTTAAAGAGTTTAGACCAATTCCAGTATGAACTTGTGGTGCTATGAAGGCTCTTCTTGAATTCCAGCAACAAGCTAGAAAATGTCCTACAATTTCTTATTGGCTTCAATGAGTCGTTCACTCCAACCCGTGCCTAGATTTTGATGCAAGATCCTCTTCCTCATCTTAACAAAGTTTTTCTTCTTTAATAATTCAAGAAGAACGACAAAGATTCAACTCTAATAATCCTCTGAGTCTTTTGATACTAGTTCCACTTCTGGACAGTTTTCTGTTAATGCTTCCTTCAATCGCAACAAGTTAGTTTGTAATGATTGTGGCAATTCTGGACGCATCATAGCTAAGTGCTATACACTTTACGGTTATCCTCTTGTTGTTTGAAGCAAAACAGTTAGTTGACTCTGATAGAGTTAGTTAGTGTCCTAGTGACTGGTTGTTATTTCAGTTTTGTTCTGTTTTACTCTGAGTTTAGTTTCTCTTGATTTATTGTAACTAGAGTTGTGAGCTGTTATTGTAGTGTGGTTCTTTCTGTGTGTATAAATAGCTCATTCCTCTATTGGAATCGACACGAGTTCAAAGCATTCATTCTCAACTTCTTGTCTTGTTCTCAAATTCTTGTTTTCTCTGTTTTCTTCCTTGTTTAGCTTTATTAAGTTTTCCTAACTACAAATCAAATGGGGTTTCATAATGATCAGTATGAAGATAATCCAGAGACTAATCAAGATTCTAGTCCTATCCTTTGACTATTTGGCATATGCTTCCACAACAAAGCTCCCAATTATGTTTTTGACTATTTGGCATATGCTTCCACACTCCTTGGTCATAGGAACAAATTTTCTTCAAGAACTTAAGCATGATTTTttattcttcctttttttttttcccaAGTCCTCGTATACTCGTAATCATTTACATTTTTTTCTCTAATATATTCATATTCCTTGATCTTTTGGTCAAGTTGCTGGCTTCTGATTCTAATGCTTCATCTCAGcacaattatttttcaaatacaGATTATTTTTAGTCATCCTAAGATCAACATGCCTATAATTCATACATTATTTAATAGATAGAaaaacaaaaacttaaataaaagaaacataaattaatTATCTAAATTAAACGCATGCATACATtatacaataaaaaaattaaaattttccatattaatataaatgaAAACTCCTAGTAAAATATCTTATAAGTATTGCATATGTATGCAAAATCTTATATATACGCGTATAGGAGTTTATTTTTAATCTATTATATAAAAGATAGAAAAtgacatataaaaataatatatggaGAATGATTAATGAGGTAGTATAAGGGTGCTGAAGTGCCAATGCAGATTTATGACAGTAAGGTATTTCATATAGGTTAAGATATACGTATGAGAACTCtgaatatatacaaatatatgtatatatgatatGATGTGTAAGAAAATGGGGTTTAAAAGCCATGCAAACTGAAGAATGGCCAACGATTCCTTATCCAAAACTCCTTACGTGTCTCTCCCTCTCTTCCATCTCTCCCACTATAAAAACCAACACCTCTTCATAACCACTTCATTCAAACCACAAGTAGTAACCTCTTCACCAAACTGTTACTCATAATGGCGCCTAAGCCTCTTTtgctctctctctcggtttgctTGCTCATCTTCTTCCATGGCTGCTCAGCTCGCAGCCGCACGGCTCAATACGGGGACAAAAACGAGTGCCAACTCAACAACCTTGAAGCCCGGGAGCCAGATCACCGCGTCGAGTGCGAAAGAGGCATGATTGAGTCATGGAATCCCAACCACGAGCAGTTCCAGTGCGCTGGTGTAGCTCTACTCCGTCTCACCATTAAGCCTAATGGCCTTCATTTGCCTTCTTACACCAACGGCCCTCAACTCATCCACGTTATCCGaggtatatatatttatgtaaattacattttattggtatatatatgtgtgtgttagtATTAGATAGCTAATTGTGTGTATGTTTTTGTGGTTTAGGAAGAGGTGTTCTAGGAACCATGTTCCCAGGCTGCGCCGAGACATTTGAAGAAGCGCAAGTATCAGTCGGAGGCGGCCGATCAAGCCAGAGAGATCGCCACCAGAAGACCCGCCGCATCAACGAAGGAGATATCATCGCATTGCCCGCTGGTATGGCTTACTGGAGTTACAACGACGAAGACCAACCCCTCGTCACTGTCAACCTCATTCACGTCATCAACAACGACAACCAGCTTGATATGAGTCCACGAGTAAGAATACATACATCAAAACAAAAATGAAATATCATTATATGTCAAACCAATGGCTAATATTACACCGCCTTCTGTGGCCCTTTATTCTTTTGTAGAGATTCTACATTGCCGGTAACCCGCACCAGGAGTTCCCTGAGAGCATACTGACGCAGCAAGGACGACGATTCAGTGAGGAGAGACAGCAGCGCCGGGAGGAAGAGAAGGAGCAACAAGGCTTGCCCAACAACGTTTTCAGCGGAATGAGCGTCAACTTAATTCAAGAGGCCTTCAATGTGGATTCAGAGACCGCTAGAAAGATTCAGAACCAGAACGACTTCAGGGGTTCGATCATCAGAGTGGAGGGCAAACTCGACTTGGTCAAGCCACAAAGGTCTCGCCAGGAACAAGAGCAGGAGATGCGCCGCCAAGAGTTGCAACAGACCGAGAGGGAGCACGCTCGCCGCGAGGGACGTGATAATGGATTGGAAGAGAATCTCTGCACGATGAGACTTAGAGAGAACATCGGTGACCCCGCACGTGCCGACGTCTTCAGCCCTCAGGCCGGTCGCCTCAACACCGTCAACAGCTACAACCTCCCCATCCTTAGCTATCTCCAACTCAGCGCCGAGAGAGGCTTCCTCTACAACGTAAGTATACATGCATACTCATACATACAGCAACAACTTTATAATCTGTTGCTGATGATATTTTGTAATTTGCAGAACGCAATGTACTCACCACACTACAACATAAACGCTCACACTATTATCTACGCCATAAGGGGACGCGCAAGGTGTCAGGTTGTGGATAACAACGGACGGTCAGTGTTCGAAGGTGAGCTCCGCCAGGGCCAGGCCTTGACTGTGCCCCAGAACTTCGCGTTGGTGAAACAGGCCGGAAACGAAGGATTCGAATGGGTGTCGTTCAAGACAAACGACAGAGCGAAAGTGAACCAATTGGCTGGAAGAGTGTCGTACATGTGGGCTATGCCTGAGGATGTGATCGCCAACTCATACCAGATCTCGAGAGAGCAAGCAAGGAGGCTCAAGTATAACAGACAAGAGGCCTCTCTTTTCGCCACCTCCCACCAGGGGATTAGGCCCGCCGTTACTGCTTAAGTACATTATAGTATGTAATATTATGTATAATATTACGTAACTGCGTAATGTAATAGCTAGTGCAGCTCGGCACACGTGGTCTTTTGGCTTTAATTtgggtaattttttttataaggcacCATCGAGTAGTAATAATAATGGGGCTTTTATAAAATACCCCTTATGTTTAAAGACATGGTGAGTTTGAGTTTTCTTATTAAGCTCTTAATAACTACCTTTACAAACTGCTCGTTATGTAGGCTTAAGGATTTGGTGATTAGTTTGAGTTTTATTACTACTACAATTTAGACATTTAGACATCAGCCATCGTAAGCCGATTCTGCTTAAATCGACTTAATACATGTTCATAAGTTGATTTACATAGGGCCAACTTATCATGTATGTCAAAGGTAAGTATAGGAGGTCGGTTGTGTAGGAACTGACCTACCATATGGACATAATATGTCGATCCACATTGAACCGACCTCCCATGACTGTAGATATCATAGTAGGTCGGGTCCTGCAAAACCGACATTCCATACTGTCATGCTAGGTCAGTTCTGTGTGGACTGACCTACCATGTCCTCCCTTGCTCACATGGTAGGTCGGTGCTAAGTGAACCGACTTAGCATGtcacattattatttatattgcattatttgaattttaaaatacattaatttatttaaactgtACATATATATAAGCTATTAGTGtatgaaataaatataaaaaattatattaattaatctacattataatattttgaaatatagataaatgaattaaattaatcaattatttgtaacattaaaaaataattatattttataaacaagacatattttaatataataatattaatattttaaaataaaaaactttataaaataatttagagtttCTCTTTAATAGTTTTTTAAATGACATGATAGGTCAGTTGTgagggaaatgacttctcatgtgataTTGTAGATTGATTATGTGGGAACATACCTACCatgtaattataaaatataatattaaaaaaactctaattttttttagattattggaattttaaaatatattaatttatttaaacaatatatatatataatttatttgggtgtaatataagtattaatatatatatatacttattaatattacatatattatcatttttgaaatataaattaattaattatttagaataaaaaaatataatttagtttttataaataagaaaatattttaatttataaatggcatatttataaatattagaaaagaaataaattaaataaattggagatttataatttaaaattttaacatCATAGGTGAGTTTTAGAAAAGATTTTTCATGTTGTATTATAGGTCGGTTCTAGAAGAGACTTATCATGTAAGCATCatatgataaattaaaattttaattaaattatatattttaaaattgtaaaattaaattaaataaattacatatttataaatattagaaaaaataaattaaataagttggtgatctataattttaatataaaatatcaatatattaaagttatatattgtttaattttaacatTATAGGTCAGTTTTAGAACAGACTTATCATGTTGCATCATAGGTCGGTTGCTAAAGGACCGACTTACCATGTTAAAATTAGGGcataaaaaataaaatccaaaataaattTGAAGTATCCCGCGtattattattcttcttcttcactgtACACCCCGcgcttttctcttcttcttcattccgCCAGCGACCCAGCAGCTCTCCTTCCTCAACTCCGGTCACAACATCGACTCTCACCTCAACCCCGTTCGGCAGCCTCTTTTGTCGTTCACCAGAAATCTTCGGTCAGGTCAGCCTCTTCTTCAATCACCtcatatttattcatatatatatatatatcgtatATAAGTTAGGGTCAGAATTGTGTATATAtcgtatatatattttatgaagaaaactGGGTAGTGTTTTAAATCAAATGAAACAATCTTGGCCAGCCACTTTGTCTACCCAAACTAGCTTGGATCCAAGGTCCCTTACCATAGCAGCCACGATTTCACCCCATACACCACCATGATCATCACTTcagccaccacaaccaccaccatcGGCCTCCACACATGACCACCCAATTGGTAACCTTCATACTCACAACCAGCCATCACTACCAACCTTAACCACCACCAAAACTTCTCAACCCTCAAGATCACACATATTAAACTATCCCCAACCCATTAATGTATGTTTCTAGTCTCAACATAGTGATTTAAATTATACAAAATAGCTCAGAATTTTTAACCAAGTCTAAGAAACGAAAAAATAAATCGGCACCGTAAAACTACGAAGGAAATGTACAGGTTTGTACCTCTTACTGTGGCTGGTTTCTGGTggtttcttcttctcctcaatTTAGTCCACAACACTATGAACACAACCAAACCATTTCTCATGAGTTTTGCACTCAAAATCTAAGAGAATAATCATCACAAAATAGATTCGTACTTACGTTTTTCCTTTGGACTGTTCTTGCACCGAAACCTTCAAGAATACTCtcctttcctttgctttcttctaCAATGGATTACGAGGTTCTATGAACGTGTTGAGGGTCTGTAACTTCAATGAAAAACCCAAAGAAAATAACTCACCTTGCTCTTTTCCCCTTGGACCCGAACGTACAACACCACAAGCACTGTGCACTTCTTCATCCTTATACACGTGACCACCCCATtgtctttgtaacgccctggttaccccaagacagttactgtgaacgttgaaccgtgaatttaactcgctacctgagttctttggttaaaagcgtgcttctaggtgttattaacatgttaaggtgaaaaaaaaaccaataaaacggaaatgatatattttatttaaaacataaaactgttcataggcccattaaaacatttacaagtgatttacaattcaaaatggtcattatagtttaaatttacaacccgccgacctaagcgacaaaaattagggtaaaccccctagttcctctaagaactccttggctgtggtggtcaagcagccgcaaatgtacacatcaccacctaagctctccactcaaggctgggtgagcttttctttccctttacctgcaccacatagcacccatgagccaaagcccaacaaaaaaactcaatattgcatgaatataatatcaacaatgatcataataatcattcaggactttcagtccaaaataaagtagtgacagttgtaaaagtcactaaggtgggtttcgttcccattagccatgtgacgatatggtcacctgggctttacaaataagtgatcctttcactagcttatcaagatagg
The genomic region above belongs to Humulus lupulus chromosome 1, drHumLupu1.1, whole genome shotgun sequence and contains:
- the LOC133803235 gene encoding prunin 1 Pru du 6.0101-like yields the protein MAPKPLLLSLSVCLLIFFHGCSARSRTAQYGDKNECQLNNLEAREPDHRVECERGMIESWNPNHEQFQCAGVALLRLTIKPNGLHLPSYTNGPQLIHVIRGRGVLGTMFPGCAETFEEAQVSVGGGRSSQRDRHQKTRRINEGDIIALPAGMAYWSYNDEDQPLVTVNLIHVINNDNQLDMSPRRFYIAGNPHQEFPESILTQQGRRFSEERQQRREEEKEQQGLPNNVFSGMSVNLIQEAFNVDSETARKIQNQNDFRGSIIRVEGKLDLVKPQRSRQEQEQEMRRQELQQTEREHARREGRDNGLEENLCTMRLRENIGDPARADVFSPQAGRLNTVNSYNLPILSYLQLSAERGFLYNNAMYSPHYNINAHTIIYAIRGRARCQVVDNNGRSVFEGELRQGQALTVPQNFALVKQAGNEGFEWVSFKTNDRAKVNQLAGRVSYMWAMPEDVIANSYQISREQARRLKYNRQEASLFATSHQGIRPAVTA